A single Abditibacteriaceae bacterium DNA region contains:
- a CDS encoding ABC transporter substrate-binding protein, translating to MKASSLIMKRFVPFALVLPFLASGCGEEKFATNVNTATNSATNTATNPATSEGEATEKAVEPPSKPGKYGGTLTDAAISDPKTFNFWAAAEQSSYAAAGPLLDTLISRNSYTQEWEGRLADLPKVSADNLTFTFTLKPNLKWSDGAPLTADDVIFTLDVLYDDKVQTNIRESLLLDKADGKGGFKRVPLQYKKIDASTVEFKFPVPYAPAREILSFPIAPKHKLEAAWKQGQPAKTSFNSAWGVNVDVKDLVSCGAWILDSYLPGQRLVYRRNPNYWRKSDDGKQLPYLDRYVTLIVPDLNTVSLKFRAGDTDLTSIQHTDFPSFKKNESNGDYTTFNLGPSENTNFVSFNLNPRSVVGQRKPWLSKAFRDTRFRQAAAHAINRKRIIDQVFLGLAEPLYGPETSANKQFYNPDIAKYPYDVAKAKALLAEMGLKDGNGNGILEMDGKDIKFNLLTNVENNQRKTMAGIVADSLRKVGLGATFTPIAFNTMVAKLDAKPQKGQPYPPYDWDAVMLSFGGGGVDPHNGRNIWTSSGNLHQWYPYQDKPATTWEAEIDKIFREGAQEMDETKRKAMYARWQEIVAEQQPLVYTVTPNVLAAVRNKFGNLKPSNTAGVSWNTDEWFDLKATRETP from the coding sequence ATGAAAGCTTCATCCCTAATTATGAAACGCTTCGTGCCGTTTGCACTAGTTCTTCCTTTTCTTGCGTCGGGTTGTGGCGAAGAAAAATTCGCGACAAACGTGAATACTGCTACTAACTCTGCGACGAATACAGCCACAAACCCCGCTACGTCTGAGGGTGAAGCGACCGAAAAAGCTGTCGAGCCACCCAGCAAACCCGGGAAATATGGCGGCACCCTCACGGACGCGGCCATTTCTGACCCCAAAACATTTAACTTTTGGGCCGCCGCTGAGCAATCTTCGTATGCCGCTGCCGGGCCGCTTCTTGACACGCTCATTTCGCGCAATTCATATACACAGGAATGGGAAGGTCGCCTCGCCGATTTGCCCAAGGTTTCTGCTGACAACCTGACTTTTACGTTTACGCTCAAGCCCAATTTGAAATGGAGCGACGGCGCACCCCTCACCGCCGACGATGTTATTTTTACGCTCGATGTCCTTTACGACGACAAAGTTCAAACCAACATTCGCGAAAGCCTTCTGCTCGACAAGGCTGACGGCAAGGGCGGCTTCAAGCGTGTTCCGCTGCAATATAAAAAAATTGACGCAAGTACGGTCGAATTTAAGTTTCCCGTTCCGTATGCACCGGCCCGCGAAATTTTGAGTTTCCCTATTGCGCCTAAACACAAACTCGAAGCCGCGTGGAAACAAGGCCAACCTGCGAAAACCTCGTTTAATTCGGCATGGGGCGTCAACGTCGATGTGAAAGATTTGGTTTCGTGCGGCGCTTGGATTCTCGATTCTTACCTTCCAGGCCAGCGACTGGTTTATCGTCGCAATCCGAACTATTGGCGCAAAAGCGATGACGGCAAGCAACTGCCTTATCTCGACCGCTACGTTACGCTGATCGTGCCCGACCTCAACACCGTCTCGTTAAAATTCCGCGCCGGCGACACGGATTTAACTTCGATTCAGCACACCGATTTCCCGTCGTTCAAAAAGAACGAAAGCAATGGCGATTACACGACCTTTAATCTTGGGCCATCGGAAAACACAAACTTCGTCTCGTTCAATCTGAATCCGCGTTCTGTTGTTGGACAGCGCAAGCCCTGGCTTTCCAAGGCGTTCCGCGACACGCGTTTCCGTCAAGCTGCGGCTCACGCCATTAACCGCAAGCGCATCATCGACCAGGTTTTTCTTGGCCTCGCCGAGCCGCTTTACGGGCCCGAAACCTCGGCTAACAAGCAGTTCTACAATCCCGATATCGCCAAATATCCGTATGATGTTGCGAAAGCCAAAGCATTATTGGCCGAAATGGGCCTGAAAGACGGCAACGGCAACGGCATTCTCGAAATGGACGGCAAAGATATTAAATTCAATTTGCTGACCAACGTCGAAAATAACCAGCGCAAGACAATGGCGGGCATCGTCGCCGATAGCTTGCGCAAAGTGGGCTTGGGCGCGACATTTACGCCCATTGCGTTCAACACAATGGTTGCCAAGCTTGATGCCAAACCGCAAAAGGGCCAACCTTATCCGCCTTATGATTGGGACGCTGTGATGCTGTCATTTGGCGGAGGCGGCGTCGATCCGCACAACGGACGCAACATCTGGACAAGCTCGGGCAATTTGCACCAGTGGTATCCATATCAGGATAAGCCCGCGACGACCTGGGAAGCCGAGATCGACAAAATTTTCCGCGAGGGCGCTCAGGAAATGGACGAAACCAAGCGCAAAGCGATGTACGCGCGCTGGCAGGAAATCGTCGCCGAGCAGCAGCCCCTGGTTTATACCGTCACACCCAACGTATTGGCGGCAGTGCGAAATAAGTTCGGCAACTTGAAACCATCGAACACAGCAGGCGTTTCTTGGAACACTGATGAGTGGTTCGACCTCAAAGCAACCCGCGAAACACCCTAA
- a CDS encoding ABC transporter permease, which produces MSRFILRRLFQMMPLLLGIVVISFAVMQLAPGDYLTALRGQPQIKPETIERLSRDFGLDRPWYEQLALWLRNAVRGDFGYSFSYKIGVFQLLGQRLYYTFILSLCATVFAWAIAIPLGIYAATHRNSFLDRVANFLAFSGISLPGFFVALLAMLFAQKTGWFPVGGATSVNYNSLSHWEKLKDTGWHLILPVLVLGTRGVAGLMRQMRGSVLDVLSENYIMAARARGLSERRVIWKHAVRNSINPLVTLFGYEISGLLAGAALVEAVMAWPGLGRLLLEAVQTQDLYVAMGSFVMGGVLLILGNLIADILLALTDPRIKFSD; this is translated from the coding sequence ATGTCTCGTTTCATCCTTCGTCGATTGTTCCAAATGATGCCGCTGTTGCTCGGCATCGTCGTGATTTCGTTTGCCGTGATGCAGCTGGCACCCGGCGATTATCTCACTGCCTTGCGCGGCCAGCCACAAATCAAGCCGGAAACCATTGAAAGACTTTCACGCGATTTCGGTCTTGACAGACCCTGGTATGAACAACTTGCGCTTTGGCTCCGCAACGCTGTTCGCGGCGATTTTGGCTATTCATTCAGCTACAAAATCGGTGTTTTTCAGCTGCTCGGTCAGCGTCTTTATTACACGTTTATCTTGTCGCTCTGCGCGACCGTTTTCGCGTGGGCCATCGCGATACCACTGGGCATTTACGCAGCGACTCATCGCAACTCGTTTCTCGATCGCGTGGCAAATTTTCTGGCGTTCAGCGGAATCTCTCTCCCCGGCTTTTTCGTAGCGCTTCTGGCCATGCTCTTCGCGCAGAAAACCGGCTGGTTCCCCGTCGGTGGCGCGACCAGTGTGAATTACAACTCGCTTTCGCACTGGGAAAAACTCAAGGACACAGGCTGGCATCTCATTTTGCCGGTGCTTGTTCTGGGTACCCGCGGCGTTGCGGGCCTCATGCGCCAGATGCGCGGCAGTGTTCTCGACGTGCTAAGCGAAAACTACATTATGGCGGCTCGCGCGCGCGGATTATCGGAACGGCGCGTGATCTGGAAACACGCGGTTCGCAATTCGATTAACCCACTCGTTACTTTGTTTGGCTACGAGATTTCCGGTTTGCTCGCGGGAGCAGCCCTCGTGGAGGCTGTCATGGCGTGGCCCGGATTGGGCCGTTTACTGCTTGAAGCCGTGCAGACGCAGGACTTATATGTCGCGATGGGTTCGTTCGTCATGGGCGGCGTGCTGCTGATTCTTGGCAATTTAATCGCTGATATTCTGCTGGCACTCACAGACCCGAGAATTAAATTTAGCGATTAA
- a CDS encoding ABC transporter permease, whose translation MEERNESQSNPGHGEREPAGASHEGQLIASPSLPGATQNSVSPDSTGGNGGDRRARGQFLTGRASREIGELSPGRLAWRQLKKNRLAMVGLWTLVFLYTVALFAPFLAPYSAVADEPGGQSLGYHPPMKLRWREANGTWHKRPFVYLTQRKVDENYQPIDLPDPNQPRVVRFFVRGDSYRLFGFIPSNLHLFGVEDGFVYVLGTDQQGRDYFSRLLYGSQISLSVGLVAIAISFTLGMLVGGISGFYGGKIDDLIMRGCEIMMSVPDFYLLLALAAALPADMNPVLVYVLIIVILSFVGWAGMARIIRGMTLSVREREYVEAGRALGQSDLQIIRRHILPSTFTYAIVAATMSVPGYILGEAGLSFLGLGIREPMASWGNMLSAAQDLTTIESRQWILAPGFVIFITTLAFNFLGDGLRDALDPKSRK comes from the coding sequence ATGGAAGAACGCAACGAGAGCCAATCAAATCCCGGGCACGGCGAGCGCGAGCCGGCAGGCGCGTCTCACGAGGGACAGCTCATAGCGTCGCCGTCACTGCCCGGCGCGACGCAAAACTCGGTCTCGCCAGACTCGACAGGCGGAAACGGCGGCGACCGGCGTGCGCGCGGCCAGTTTTTAACGGGACGCGCATCGCGTGAAATCGGAGAACTTTCGCCGGGTCGCCTTGCATGGCGACAGTTGAAAAAAAACCGGCTAGCAATGGTCGGGCTCTGGACGCTTGTTTTCCTCTACACGGTTGCGTTGTTCGCACCATTTCTCGCTCCGTACAGTGCTGTTGCCGATGAACCGGGCGGCCAAAGTCTGGGCTATCACCCGCCGATGAAGCTCCGTTGGCGTGAAGCGAATGGCACTTGGCACAAGCGTCCCTTTGTTTATCTGACGCAGCGCAAGGTTGACGAAAACTACCAGCCCATCGATTTGCCCGACCCAAATCAGCCGCGTGTCGTTCGTTTTTTCGTTCGCGGAGACAGTTACAGACTTTTCGGTTTCATTCCTTCAAATCTGCACTTGTTCGGCGTTGAGGACGGGTTTGTCTACGTTTTGGGCACCGACCAACAAGGCCGCGATTACTTTTCGCGCTTGTTATACGGTTCACAGATTTCGCTTTCAGTCGGGCTTGTCGCAATCGCCATTTCTTTTACTCTGGGGATGCTCGTCGGCGGAATTTCCGGCTTTTATGGCGGAAAAATTGACGACCTCATCATGCGCGGTTGCGAGATTATGATGAGCGTGCCCGACTTCTACCTGTTGCTCGCGCTGGCGGCAGCGTTGCCCGCCGATATGAATCCGGTTTTGGTTTACGTTCTCATCATTGTGATTTTGAGCTTTGTCGGCTGGGCGGGTATGGCGCGCATTATTCGTGGCATGACGCTCTCGGTGCGCGAGCGCGAATATGTCGAAGCCGGACGTGCGCTGGGACAAAGCGATTTGCAAATCATCCGGCGTCATATTTTGCCCTCAACGTTTACCTACGCTATCGTCGCTGCTACGATGAGCGTTCCCGGTTATATTCTCGGCGAAGCTGGCCTGTCGTTCCTCGGTCTAGGAATTCGCGAGCCAATGGCGAGTTGGGGCAATATGCTGTCGGCAGCGCAGGACTTAACAACCATCGAATCGCGGCAGTGGATTCTCGCTCCAGGCTTTGTCATTTTCATTACGACGCTCGCTTTTAACTTCCTCGGCGACGGTTTGCGCGATGCGCTCGACCCGAAATCTCGCAAATAA
- a CDS encoding ABC transporter ATP-binding protein: MNQLLEIKNLQTHFFTDDGVVKAVDDVSFSLAPREVLGVVGESGSGKSVTSLSLLRLVAPPGKIVGGEILWKGENLLQKSEAEMRKIRGDDIAMIFQEPMTSLDPLYTIGNHIGEALWLHQGLKGKPARDRAIEALREVGIREPESRVDAYPHQLSGGMRQRVMIAIALSCNPDLLIADEPTTALDVTVQAKVLDLLKKLRDERNMAILLVTHNMGLVAEMCDRVVVMHGGKVVETAPVQELFDAPRHPYTRGLLRSIPTLESQLKQPLPTLDYHPKAEEIALPLVEVSAGHFARVA, encoded by the coding sequence ATGAACCAACTTTTGGAAATCAAGAATCTGCAAACCCATTTCTTCACCGACGATGGCGTCGTCAAAGCGGTCGATGATGTTAGTTTTTCGCTCGCACCGCGTGAAGTGCTGGGTGTTGTCGGCGAAAGTGGCAGTGGCAAAAGCGTGACGAGCCTTTCGCTTCTGCGTCTCGTCGCACCACCGGGAAAGATCGTCGGCGGCGAGATTCTGTGGAAAGGCGAGAACCTGCTGCAAAAAAGCGAAGCCGAGATGCGGAAGATTCGCGGCGACGATATCGCGATGATTTTTCAGGAGCCAATGACTTCGCTTGACCCGCTTTACACCATCGGCAATCATATCGGGGAAGCGTTGTGGTTGCATCAGGGCCTCAAAGGCAAACCGGCGCGCGACCGCGCAATTGAAGCGTTGCGCGAAGTGGGAATCCGCGAGCCGGAAAGCCGTGTCGACGCTTATCCGCACCAACTTTCCGGCGGAATGCGCCAGCGGGTGATGATCGCGATTGCGCTTTCATGTAACCCCGATTTGCTCATCGCCGACGAACCGACAACCGCGCTTGATGTGACGGTGCAAGCCAAAGTTTTAGACCTGTTAAAAAAGCTGCGCGATGAACGCAATATGGCTATTTTGCTTGTGACGCACAACATGGGCCTCGTCGCAGAAATGTGCGACCGCGTTGTGGTGATGCACGGCGGCAAAGTGGTCGAAACCGCGCCGGTGCAAGAGCTGTTCGACGCGCCTCGCCATCCCTACACACGCGGATTGTTGCGTTCGATTCCGACGCTCGAAAGCCAATTGAAGCAGCCGTTGCCCACCCTTGATTATCATCCAAAGGCCGAAGAAATCGCGTTGCCTTTGGTTGAAGTTTCGGCGGGGCATTTTGCGCGCGTAGCCTAA
- a CDS encoding ATP-binding cassette domain-containing protein — MNELIKVENLTKEFSRAAGMGGASGTVRAVDDVSFSIRQGEVLGLVGESGSGKSTTGRLMLRLIEPTAGKVTFDGKDVFALPKQELRSLRRRMQIVFQDPYGAFNPRMTVGNIIGEALELRGVPRADRAREASEFLKTVQLPPQYVSRYPHEFSGGQRQRIGIARALAAKPEFIVADEPVSALDVSTQSEIVNLLLQLQKDLNLTMLFISHDLSVVKVLCDRVAVMQNGKIVELADSEQLFRAPQETYTQELLAAIPIPDPRRARRVA, encoded by the coding sequence ATGAACGAATTGATTAAAGTCGAGAATCTGACCAAGGAATTTTCGCGTGCCGCTGGAATGGGCGGCGCAAGTGGTACGGTGCGCGCCGTCGATGATGTTTCGTTTTCGATTCGTCAGGGCGAAGTATTAGGGCTTGTCGGCGAAAGTGGCAGCGGCAAAAGCACAACGGGACGCTTAATGCTACGCCTCATCGAGCCGACAGCCGGAAAAGTCACCTTCGATGGCAAAGACGTCTTTGCACTTCCAAAGCAGGAACTGCGTTCCCTGCGCCGCCGTATGCAAATCGTGTTTCAAGACCCATACGGCGCATTCAACCCACGCATGACGGTGGGAAACATCATCGGCGAAGCGCTTGAACTGCGCGGCGTGCCGCGCGCCGACCGCGCGCGCGAGGCCAGCGAATTTCTCAAGACTGTTCAGCTTCCGCCGCAATATGTTTCGCGCTATCCACACGAATTTTCTGGTGGACAGCGCCAGCGCATCGGCATCGCTCGCGCGCTGGCAGCGAAGCCTGAATTCATTGTGGCCGACGAGCCGGTTTCGGCGCTCGACGTTTCTACGCAAAGCGAAATCGTTAATTTGCTGCTGCAACTGCAGAAAGACTTGAATCTAACGATGCTTTTCATCTCGCACGATCTAAGCGTCGTAAAGGTTTTGTGCGACCGCGTCGCCGTGATGCAGAACGGAAAAATCGTCGAATTGGCCGACAGCGAACAACTGTTCCGCGCCCCACAAGAAACCTATACACAGGAATTGTTAGCTGCGATTCCTATCCCCGACCCGCGCCGTGCTCGGCGCGTCGCTTAA
- the era gene encoding GTPase Era: MKSGFCVLWGRPNVGKSTLLNALMGRKHVIVSPRPQTTRHRITGVLHHDDYQIVFLDTPGIHAPQHKLGETLNKTARGSLGDIECVLFVTDSTDMPHEDDKLALRTLLKSLKRSTPIILVMNKIDAAENVSIVRESFERLIAEQNRKFEAALNISAATGAGLDSLKSAIVARLPEGDPYFPPEMLGDRPPEFQIEERVREQAMLQLREEIPHAIAVTVETMEPRKDGTLYVEAFVNVERDSQKRIVIGAGGSRIKEIGQIARAEIEALLDRKVYLELRVKVRDNWRDSDIWISRLGYREK, translated from the coding sequence ATGAAATCTGGCTTTTGTGTCCTCTGGGGCCGCCCCAATGTCGGTAAAAGTACGCTGCTTAACGCCTTGATGGGGCGCAAGCACGTCATCGTTTCGCCACGCCCGCAAACCACGCGGCATCGCATTACCGGTGTTTTGCATCACGACGATTATCAGATTGTCTTTCTCGATACGCCGGGAATTCACGCGCCACAGCACAAACTCGGCGAAACGCTCAACAAAACCGCGCGCGGTTCGCTCGGCGATATCGAATGCGTTCTGTTCGTCACCGATTCGACCGATATGCCGCACGAGGACGACAAGCTCGCGCTGCGCACCTTGCTCAAAAGCCTCAAACGCAGCACGCCGATAATTCTGGTGATGAATAAAATCGACGCAGCAGAAAACGTCTCGATTGTGCGCGAATCGTTCGAGCGCCTGATTGCAGAGCAGAACCGGAAATTTGAAGCAGCGCTCAATATCTCGGCGGCCACCGGCGCGGGACTCGATTCTTTAAAGAGTGCCATCGTCGCGCGCCTTCCCGAAGGCGACCCATATTTTCCACCGGAAATGCTCGGTGACCGTCCACCGGAATTTCAGATCGAGGAGCGCGTGCGTGAACAAGCGATGCTCCAACTGCGCGAGGAAATTCCGCACGCGATTGCCGTCACGGTGGAAACAATGGAGCCACGCAAGGACGGCACGTTGTATGTCGAAGCGTTTGTTAATGTCGAACGCGATTCGCAAAAGCGTATCGTGATTGGCGCTGGCGGCAGCCGCATCAAGGAAATCGGGCAAATCGCGCGCGCTGAAATTGAGGCTCTCTTAGATCGCAAGGTTTATCTCGAACTACGCGTCAAAGTGCGCGACAACTGGCGCGACTCCGACATATGGATTTCCCGACTCGGCTACCGCGAAAAATAA
- a CDS encoding phosphatase PAP2 family protein yields the protein MHKTLLFCGLSVLCSGAAHADKGASRFASGAGTGAFLAAGVLLPLLRDGDVGKERSLRAADSLLTSTLVTEGLKRVVRADRPNDPNARDGFPSSHATAAFAVATMQAHYRPREAFLWYGGAALISASRVDLRQHRTRDVAAGAAIGYLTAKLELRSDRGLLLRPFIKHEGQTRTAGLEFSRIF from the coding sequence ATGCATAAAACCCTATTGTTTTGCGGCCTCTCTGTGCTTTGTAGCGGCGCGGCGCACGCCGATAAAGGCGCATCGCGATTTGCTTCGGGTGCAGGAACCGGTGCATTTCTGGCTGCCGGTGTTTTGCTGCCCCTTTTACGCGACGGCGATGTCGGGAAAGAGCGTTCGTTGCGTGCTGCTGATTCTCTGCTCACGTCCACTTTGGTAACCGAAGGATTGAAGCGTGTTGTTCGCGCGGATCGCCCCAACGACCCGAATGCCCGCGATGGATTTCCTTCGAGCCACGCGACCGCCGCATTTGCCGTTGCAACAATGCAAGCGCATTACCGTCCGCGCGAAGCATTCCTCTGGTATGGCGGCGCGGCGCTTATTTCCGCGTCGCGCGTCGATTTGCGTCAGCACCGCACGCGCGATGTCGCGGCGGGCGCGGCCATCGGTTATCTCACGGCCAAGCTGGAGCTGCGCAGCGACCGCGGTTTGCTGCTGCGGCCTTTCATTAAGCATGAAGGTCAGACACGCACTGCCGGTCTGGAATTTTCGCGCATATTCTAG
- a CDS encoding LacI family DNA-binding transcriptional regulator, with protein sequence MPVTAKDVARELNLSQPTVSRILSGARGHRASEETRMRVEEAARRLGYRPNAVAQSLRRGRTGIIGIHSNHNYDARNDFYGTVIGALQCACRIHRLDLLLHSAIYGSSVEEMVDKLRDGRIDGLILHANSDDPLVEILSRSALPVVAVADPLPGLPSVTCDDGDGMRQLIANLWGKGYRDFVFLAPDVQLASVERRCGAFESELQRRNVAATHRQVISIEFEMCAPALDTLLQRGTRTAVCCWNDRTAYNLLQECARREVSVPQELAIVGFDGLRDEKLPARTLLTARCPWEDVATRALEWLVELIDSGSEASESVPEARELRLPVALLEGDTA encoded by the coding sequence ATGCCAGTAACAGCGAAAGACGTTGCCCGTGAACTGAACCTGTCGCAGCCCACCGTTTCGCGAATTTTGAGTGGAGCGCGCGGGCATCGGGCATCGGAAGAAACGCGGATGCGTGTCGAAGAAGCGGCGCGGCGGCTGGGCTATCGGCCTAATGCTGTTGCCCAGTCGCTTCGTCGGGGCCGCACCGGAATTATCGGCATTCACAGCAATCACAACTACGATGCGCGTAACGATTTCTACGGGACTGTCATTGGAGCCCTCCAGTGTGCGTGCCGTATTCATCGCCTCGACCTGCTGTTGCACAGTGCAATTTACGGCAGTTCGGTCGAAGAAATGGTCGACAAGCTGCGCGATGGACGTATCGATGGTTTGATTCTTCATGCAAACTCGGACGATCCACTTGTCGAGATTCTGAGCCGTTCGGCTTTGCCGGTTGTTGCTGTTGCTGACCCGCTTCCCGGGCTGCCCTCGGTCACGTGTGACGACGGCGACGGAATGCGACAGCTCATAGCCAACTTGTGGGGCAAAGGCTATCGCGATTTTGTGTTTCTCGCGCCCGATGTGCAACTCGCTTCGGTTGAACGACGTTGCGGCGCGTTTGAGAGCGAACTTCAACGTCGCAATGTTGCTGCGACGCACCGCCAAGTCATTTCCATTGAGTTCGAAATGTGTGCTCCGGCGCTCGACACACTGCTGCAGCGAGGGACGCGCACCGCAGTTTGCTGCTGGAACGACCGTACCGCGTACAACCTGTTGCAGGAATGTGCGCGCCGCGAGGTTTCTGTGCCGCAGGAGCTGGCAATCGTTGGCTTTGACGGCTTACGCGACGAGAAACTACCGGCGCGGACATTGTTAACAGCTCGCTGCCCGTGGGAAGACGTTGCAACCCGCGCGCTCGAATGGCTCGTTGAACTCATCGACTCTGGTTCAGAAGCATCCGAGTCCGTGCCCGAAGCACGAGAACTTCGTTTGCCCGTAGCCTTGCTGGAAGGCGATACAGCTTAA
- a CDS encoding DUF1559 domain-containing protein gives MKRRGFTLIELLVVIAIIAILAAILFPVFARARENARRSSCASNLKQIGLGLVQYVQDYDEKYPGWARSLNNPSGNSSEIYWMKQLEPYTKSSQVYKCPSNATQTDVRNEIPNSYWANYYSSPDNYGAVRGAGNGIGVFCDTGGSGVNSSEIENAATTIAIGELRIGDTFLPPSGYDNTATGFRLFAGHLSTSNYLFVDGHVKSLKPLDTVPPKSGVNMYTRTQRTDVPGGLQTALQLAVDNYK, from the coding sequence ATGAAACGGCGTGGCTTCACCCTCATCGAACTTTTAGTTGTAATCGCCATTATTGCAATTCTTGCAGCGATTCTTTTTCCTGTTTTCGCCCGCGCACGCGAAAATGCACGTCGTTCGAGCTGCGCCAGCAACCTCAAACAAATTGGCCTAGGCTTGGTTCAATATGTCCAAGATTACGACGAGAAATATCCCGGCTGGGCGCGTTCCCTCAACAACCCTTCAGGAAACAGCTCAGAAATTTACTGGATGAAGCAACTGGAACCCTATACCAAGAGCAGCCAAGTGTATAAATGCCCGTCAAACGCTACTCAAACTGACGTGCGCAATGAAATCCCGAACAGTTACTGGGCAAACTATTACTCCTCACCGGACAATTATGGCGCTGTGAGAGGTGCGGGTAACGGGATTGGTGTCTTTTGCGACACGGGCGGCTCCGGAGTCAACAGTTCAGAGATCGAAAATGCAGCGACGACCATCGCCATTGGCGAACTCCGCATCGGAGACACATTCTTGCCACCTTCCGGTTACGACAACACGGCAACCGGCTTTCGCCTTTTTGCCGGACATCTTTCCACGAGCAACTATTTATTTGTTGATGGTCATGTAAAATCTCTCAAACCACTGGACACCGTGCCACCGAAAAGCGGCGTTAATATGTACACCCGGACACAGCGCACTGACGTTCCCGGCGGTCTGCAGACTGCTCTTCAGCTGGCGGTAGATAATTACAAATAA